From a single Mycolicibacterium mengxianglii genomic region:
- a CDS encoding glycosyltransferase family protein has protein sequence MTTITHVVVGPPQHGVVRFGRELHDAMLGVGAPSALWHAERPDALLRRPLESGIHLQFTDRLFGPTPEQAVETVSAIVSDARDAGLRVTATLHDLPQRFDYRNYQRRSAAYAEVCSRLHAVVVSSEHERDLLGASAPSRIAVVPLPIRHARPAVRPTQQALSIGIFGFVYPDKGHREVLRTVARLDEDIEVVAIGEVSTGHADLAAELDHRARSAGVTFRVTGHVPDSDVPDALRAITIPVAPHRHISASGSLNSWLAAGRRPLAPVNRYTEEIVRRNPDALELYPDSEVGLRTAIKRAVDEPGLTWLPDSAVCTPSVDDAAGQYTRLLSDWHR, from the coding sequence ATGACCACCATCACCCACGTCGTTGTCGGCCCGCCACAGCATGGTGTGGTGCGGTTCGGCCGTGAACTCCATGACGCCATGCTCGGCGTCGGCGCACCGTCGGCGTTGTGGCACGCCGAGCGGCCCGACGCACTCCTTCGCCGACCGCTGGAGTCGGGGATCCACCTGCAGTTCACCGACCGGCTTTTCGGCCCGACACCGGAGCAGGCGGTCGAAACGGTGTCAGCGATCGTCAGCGATGCCCGTGATGCGGGCCTGCGCGTCACCGCGACACTGCACGATCTCCCGCAGCGGTTCGACTACCGAAATTACCAGCGGCGGTCTGCCGCCTATGCCGAAGTCTGCTCTCGGCTGCACGCGGTCGTGGTCAGCAGCGAGCACGAACGCGATCTGCTGGGGGCATCGGCTCCCTCCCGGATTGCGGTGGTGCCCTTGCCGATCCGGCATGCGCGCCCGGCGGTGCGGCCGACACAACAGGCACTCTCGATCGGCATCTTCGGATTCGTGTACCCGGACAAGGGGCACCGCGAAGTGCTCCGCACGGTGGCGCGGCTGGACGAGGACATCGAGGTCGTAGCCATCGGCGAGGTCTCCACCGGCCACGCCGACCTGGCCGCCGAACTGGACCATCGGGCCCGCTCCGCCGGCGTCACGTTCCGGGTGACCGGTCACGTGCCGGATTCCGACGTGCCGGACGCCCTGCGTGCGATCACGATTCCGGTGGCCCCGCACCGCCACATCTCGGCGTCCGGATCCTTGAACAGCTGGCTGGCCGCGGGTCGGCGGCCACTGGCGCCGGTCAACCGCTACACCGAAGAGATCGTTCGGCGCAATCCTGATGCGCTGGAACTGTATCCCGATTCCGAGGTCGGGCTCAGAACAGCGATCAAGCGGGCAGTTGACGAGCCGGGGCTCACCTGGTTGCCCGACTCGGCGGTGTGCACCCCCAGTGTCGACGACGCCGCGGGACAGTACACCCGTCTGCTCTCGGACTGGCATCGGTGA
- a CDS encoding response regulator, which yields MHADQKVRVVVGDDHPLFRDGLVRALGSSSDIMVVAEAADGRAALQMITEHRPDVALLDYQMPHLDGSEVAAAVVRDGLATRVLLVSAHDDPAIVYHALQQGAAGFLPKESTRAEIVSAVLDCAKGRDVVAPRLASGLAVEIRRRAEPAGPTLSSREREVLGLIAAGRSIPAIAEQLFVAPSTVKTHVQRLYDKLGVGDRAAAVAEAMRRGLLE from the coding sequence ATGCACGCGGACCAGAAGGTGCGGGTGGTGGTCGGCGATGACCACCCGCTGTTCCGAGACGGCCTGGTGCGCGCATTGGGCAGCAGCAGCGACATCATGGTGGTCGCCGAGGCCGCTGACGGCCGCGCGGCGTTGCAGATGATCACCGAGCACCGCCCCGATGTGGCGCTGCTGGACTACCAGATGCCGCACCTGGACGGCAGCGAGGTGGCCGCCGCCGTGGTCCGCGACGGCCTGGCCACCCGCGTGCTGCTGGTGTCGGCGCACGACGATCCGGCGATCGTTTACCACGCGCTGCAACAGGGGGCGGCCGGCTTTCTGCCCAAGGAGTCGACGCGCGCCGAGATCGTCAGCGCGGTTCTGGACTGCGCGAAGGGCCGCGATGTCGTGGCCCCCCGGCTGGCGTCCGGGCTGGCCGTGGAGATCCGTCGCCGGGCCGAACCGGCCGGGCCCACGCTCAGCTCGCGGGAACGTGAGGTGCTCGGCCTGATCGCCGCCGGGCGCAGCATCCCGGCGATCGCCGAGCAGTTGTTCGTGGCGCCGTCGACCGTCAAAACCCATGTGCAGCGGCTCTACGACAAACTCGGCGTGGGCGATCGGGCCGCCGCGGTCGCTGAGGCAATGCGGCGCGGACTGCTGGAATAG
- a CDS encoding sensor histidine kinase: MAVLADPDKLARHLAADPVRVAACLRLPLIGLIALLGYVQGVEHWLPVVYAAVLVLYAVAATGWLVLVMTRPVPGWAGWASTGIDVAAVLAVCVVSGGATAWLLPVFFLVPISVAFLDRPVLTAGLGVGSAVGFLLAWVVYAARDDTVDMPDVVYVQFGCLLWLAAATTALCVVLVRRSARVRGLLEVRRRLVAEAMLAEERHSRTLAEQLHDGPLQNLLAVRLDLDDLREACNGAGADATLGRIESALRETVAQLRSTVSTLHPQVLAQVGLTAALGELARQHEQRTGVRVDGDIDEVGKPPSQALLYRAARELLANAHKHSRADRLSLGLHRNGAKLMLVVADDGVGFDPGVLAQSVADGHIGLASLIVAVEAAGGTIALDTTPGGGTTATITVQQAPVLPERPGH, encoded by the coding sequence ATAGCCGTGCTGGCGGATCCGGACAAACTGGCACGGCATCTCGCCGCGGACCCCGTGCGCGTCGCGGCCTGCCTGCGACTGCCGTTGATCGGCCTCATCGCGCTGCTGGGGTATGTCCAGGGTGTCGAGCACTGGCTGCCCGTGGTGTACGCGGCGGTGCTGGTGCTCTACGCCGTCGCGGCGACGGGCTGGCTGGTACTGGTGATGACCCGGCCGGTGCCGGGGTGGGCGGGCTGGGCCTCCACCGGGATCGACGTGGCCGCGGTGCTGGCGGTGTGTGTGGTCTCCGGGGGTGCGACGGCGTGGCTGCTGCCGGTGTTTTTTCTGGTACCCATCTCGGTGGCGTTTCTGGACCGGCCGGTCCTGACGGCGGGGTTGGGGGTGGGAAGCGCCGTCGGCTTCCTGCTCGCCTGGGTGGTCTACGCCGCGCGCGATGACACCGTCGACATGCCGGACGTGGTGTACGTCCAGTTCGGTTGCCTGCTGTGGCTGGCCGCGGCGACGACGGCGTTGTGTGTGGTGTTGGTGCGCCGCTCAGCGCGGGTGCGTGGGCTGCTGGAAGTGCGCCGACGGTTGGTGGCCGAAGCGATGCTTGCCGAGGAGCGGCACAGCCGCACGCTGGCCGAGCAGTTGCATGACGGTCCACTGCAGAACCTCCTGGCGGTGCGGCTCGACCTCGACGATCTCCGGGAGGCGTGCAACGGGGCCGGCGCCGACGCCACCCTGGGCCGGATCGAATCCGCGCTGCGGGAGACCGTCGCCCAGCTGCGCAGCACGGTCAGCACCCTGCACCCTCAGGTGTTGGCGCAGGTCGGCTTGACCGCCGCGCTCGGTGAGCTGGCCCGCCAGCACGAGCAGCGCACCGGGGTGCGCGTCGACGGCGATATCGACGAGGTGGGCAAGCCCCCGTCGCAGGCGTTGCTCTACCGGGCGGCCCGGGAGCTTCTGGCCAACGCGCACAAGCACTCGCGGGCCGACCGACTGTCGCTGGGGCTGCACCGCAACGGCGCGAAGCTGATGCTCGTCGTCGCCGACGACGGGGTGGGGTTCGACCCCGGTGTGCTGGCGCAATCCGTGGCCGACGGCCACATCGGGCTGGCGTCACTGATCGTGGCCGTCGAAGCCGCAGGCGGAACCATCGCGCTGGACACCACCCCCGGCGGCGGCACCACCGCGACAATCACGGTGCAGCAGGCCCCTGTGCTGCCGGAGCGGCCCGGGCACTGA
- a CDS encoding glycosyltransferase, producing the protein MTFPEAPIPLTDGRFTLPGNRWDLLAAVAAGTPSVAVIIPYYNQQHDLDLVLHALELQDYPLDAITVVVADDGSTQAPTLRAPRLRVEVVQQADRGFRAAAARNLGVSHSAADILCFLDADTVPEPGYLRNITRLPALAPDVLVVGHRMHAELDDWTPADLPDWWSGRRAPRVLDEPQWLSDEYRRSSDLLRIDHRSYRYLISSVMCCSRTLFESVGGFDETFCHYGGEDWEFAHRALAGGALLHHARDALAWHNGPDWAGRVTEDRVAGKNIEALALARRITDPDARTTGLRYELPDIAVRIPADEHTAGSLVATMSCFLHEDVGIWVSGPEAERLLRDAGTEDQRIRSGPIPDSVLQRCRFVVDTAGRPVLPRSSFTELVRRCGETDVGSVTVTTPGAHLGCRSSWSANRARRWSDGDVRFCDPADAQRLGHSLAIAADQVRLVCGDSAPDLSW; encoded by the coding sequence GTGACGTTCCCGGAAGCGCCGATTCCGTTGACGGATGGTCGGTTCACGCTTCCCGGAAACCGCTGGGATCTCCTGGCCGCCGTCGCGGCCGGAACCCCGTCGGTGGCGGTGATCATTCCGTACTACAACCAGCAGCACGATCTCGATCTGGTGCTTCATGCCCTCGAGCTGCAGGACTACCCACTGGACGCGATCACCGTCGTCGTCGCCGACGACGGTTCGACCCAGGCACCGACGCTACGGGCGCCACGGTTGCGGGTCGAGGTTGTGCAGCAAGCAGATCGGGGCTTTCGCGCCGCCGCAGCACGCAACCTCGGCGTATCGCACAGTGCCGCCGACATCCTGTGTTTCCTGGACGCCGACACCGTCCCCGAGCCGGGCTATCTGCGAAACATCACCCGGCTTCCGGCGCTGGCACCGGATGTACTGGTGGTCGGGCACCGCATGCACGCCGAACTCGACGACTGGACGCCCGCGGACCTACCGGACTGGTGGTCAGGCAGACGAGCGCCCCGCGTACTGGACGAACCGCAGTGGTTATCCGATGAGTACCGGCGCAGCTCCGATCTACTGCGCATCGACCACCGCTCGTACCGTTACCTCATCAGCTCGGTGATGTGTTGCAGTCGAACACTTTTCGAGTCCGTCGGCGGCTTCGACGAGACCTTCTGCCACTACGGCGGAGAGGACTGGGAGTTCGCCCACCGCGCGCTTGCCGGTGGGGCGCTGTTGCACCACGCCCGCGATGCGCTGGCGTGGCACAACGGTCCGGACTGGGCGGGGCGGGTCACCGAGGACCGGGTGGCCGGAAAGAACATCGAGGCGCTGGCGCTGGCGCGGCGCATCACCGACCCCGACGCCCGCACCACCGGACTGCGCTACGAGCTGCCCGACATCGCCGTCCGCATCCCCGCCGACGAGCACACCGCGGGGTCGCTGGTCGCCACGATGAGCTGCTTCCTGCACGAAGACGTCGGCATCTGGGTCAGCGGCCCGGAAGCCGAGCGGCTACTCCGCGACGCCGGGACCGAGGATCAGCGCATCCGCAGCGGCCCGATCCCCGATTCCGTGCTGCAGCGGTGCCGTTTCGTCGTCGATACCGCCGGCCGTCCCGTTCTGCCGAGATCGTCGTTCACCGAACTGGTGCGCCGCTGCGGTGAAACGGACGTCGGATCCGTCACCGTCACGACCCCCGGCGCCCACCTCGGGTGCCGGTCCTCGTGGTCGGCCAACCGCGCGCGCCGGTGGTCCGACGGCGACGTCCGCTTCTGTGACCCCGCCGATGCCCAGCGCCTGGGCCACAGCCTGGCGATAGCCGCAGACCAGGTGCGCCTGGTTTGTGGGGACTCGGCGCCGGACCTGTCGTGGTGA
- a CDS encoding DDE-type integrase/transposase/recombinase — translation MPQKDRAYPSRIPKADRSVIAAVITAGWAAGQSVDHSFASCWDDGLMLASRRSWWRIATTIEDQSARPVAPTRRSGHTTPRPVPVLKATGPNQIWSWDITDLRTPWRGMAFKAYSIIDIYSRKIVGCRVEERECDQLAVDMFEDAFAEHGLPQAVHADSGPAMRSTLLKDLLSGLGVDQTHNRPRVSNDNPFSESEFRTMKYRPNYPGAFDDLDAARAWVGAYMPWYNQHHRHSGIALFTPAEVHNGSWVQNWQQRDDVQQAYYATHPERFRNRPQTPAPSTIVGINLPTKNQPDRLQAA, via the coding sequence GTGCCGCAGAAAGATCGGGCTTACCCGTCACGGATCCCGAAAGCCGACCGCTCAGTGATCGCGGCGGTGATCACCGCCGGCTGGGCGGCCGGCCAGTCAGTGGATCACTCGTTCGCCTCCTGCTGGGATGACGGCCTGATGCTCGCGTCACGGCGGTCCTGGTGGCGAATCGCGACGACCATCGAAGATCAAAGTGCGCGTCCAGTCGCACCGACGCGGCGCTCGGGTCACACAACACCGAGGCCTGTGCCGGTACTCAAAGCAACAGGACCAAACCAGATTTGGAGCTGGGACATCACCGATCTGCGCACCCCCTGGCGCGGTATGGCATTCAAGGCGTATTCGATCATCGACATCTACTCCCGCAAGATCGTGGGCTGTCGCGTCGAGGAACGCGAATGCGACCAGCTCGCCGTCGACATGTTCGAAGACGCCTTCGCCGAACATGGCCTGCCGCAGGCCGTGCATGCCGACTCCGGACCGGCGATGCGGTCGACCTTGCTCAAAGATCTCTTATCCGGTCTCGGTGTCGACCAGACCCACAACCGGCCCCGGGTCAGCAATGACAACCCGTTCTCCGAATCAGAGTTCCGCACCATGAAGTACCGGCCGAACTATCCGGGCGCCTTCGATGACCTCGACGCCGCCCGCGCCTGGGTCGGCGCCTACATGCCCTGGTACAACCAGCACCACCGCCACAGCGGCATCGCCCTGTTCACCCCGGCAGAAGTCCACAACGGATCATGGGTGCAGAACTGGCAGCAACGCGACGACGTTCAACAGGCCTACTACGCCACCCACCCCGAACGGTTCCGAAACCGCCCACAGACCCCAGCGCCCAGCACCATCGTCGGCATCAACCTCCCCACCAAAAATCAACCCGACCGACTCCAAGCAGCTTGA
- a CDS encoding EamA family transporter translates to MSSPTRPLPGWSVPLFFIVGAVSQYLGAAIGVFLFETIEPATVAWLRAAAAAAVLVCWRRPWRVRWTRHSLLVTAGFGLVTVCMNVAFYESISRIPLGTAVAIEFAGPVAVAALGSRRVRDGLAVLLVAAGVVLLAGTQTRGQSDVSADVQWVGVALALIAAVMWAGYILLGKRVADTGDGVDSLAVGMALGAAVLAPILVTTQSLRDASVFADPRTWLLGAGIGVLSSAIPYALDQRVLATIGRARFALLLALLPATAAVVGAAVLAQHPSVGEIGGIALVMLALVISARAAPAAQGPAAP, encoded by the coding sequence GTGAGTTCGCCGACGCGACCGCTGCCCGGCTGGTCGGTGCCGCTGTTCTTCATCGTCGGCGCGGTGTCGCAGTACCTGGGCGCCGCCATCGGGGTGTTCCTGTTCGAGACGATCGAGCCGGCCACCGTCGCCTGGCTTCGCGCTGCGGCGGCCGCCGCGGTACTGGTGTGCTGGCGACGGCCCTGGCGCGTTCGCTGGACCCGGCATTCGCTCCTGGTGACAGCCGGCTTCGGCCTGGTGACCGTGTGCATGAACGTCGCGTTCTACGAGTCGATCTCGCGCATACCCCTGGGTACGGCAGTGGCAATCGAATTCGCCGGACCGGTGGCAGTGGCGGCGTTGGGATCTCGGCGGGTGCGGGACGGCCTGGCGGTGCTGTTGGTGGCCGCCGGAGTGGTGCTGTTGGCCGGCACGCAGACCCGTGGCCAGTCCGATGTGTCCGCCGATGTCCAGTGGGTGGGCGTGGCACTGGCCCTGATCGCGGCGGTGATGTGGGCCGGCTACATCCTGCTGGGCAAACGGGTCGCCGACACCGGTGACGGCGTGGACTCGCTGGCGGTCGGAATGGCTTTGGGCGCAGCCGTTCTGGCCCCGATCTTGGTGACCACACAATCGCTGCGGGACGCTTCGGTATTCGCCGACCCGCGGACCTGGCTGCTGGGTGCCGGCATCGGCGTGCTCTCCAGCGCCATCCCGTATGCCCTCGATCAGCGGGTGCTCGCCACGATCGGGCGGGCGCGGTTCGCGCTGCTGTTGGCGCTGCTGCCGGCCACCGCGGCCGTAGTGGGCGCGGCGGTGTTGGCACAGCACCCCAGCGTCGGCGAGATCGGGGGTATCGCTTTGGTGATGCTCGCCCTGGTGATCAGTGCCCGGGCCGCTCCGGCAGCACAGGGGCCTGCTGCACCGTGA
- a CDS encoding acyl-CoA dehydrogenase family protein yields the protein MSVDRLLPSEEAVELVALTREIADKVLDPIVDQHEKHETYPDGVFAQLGAAGLLSLPQPEEWGGGGQPFEVYLQVLEEIAARWAAVAVAVSVHSLSSHPLLMFGTQEQKQQWLPGMLSGEQIGAYSLSEPQAGSDAAALRCAARRVDDGYVLNGSKSWITHGGVADFYTLFARTGEGSKGVSCFLVPGELPGLSFGKPEEKMGLAAVPTTSAFYDNAVIDAGRLIGAEGQGLPIAFSALDSGRLGIAAVAVGIAQAALDEATRYANERTTFGRKIIDHQGLGFLLADMAAAVVSARATYLDAARRRDRGLPYSQQASVAKLIATDAAMKVTTDAVQVFGGAGYTRDYRVERFMREAKITQIFEGTNQIQRLVIARGLTGG from the coding sequence ATGTCTGTTGACCGCTTGCTGCCCTCGGAAGAGGCTGTCGAACTGGTCGCGCTGACCCGCGAGATCGCCGACAAGGTGCTCGACCCCATCGTCGACCAGCACGAAAAGCACGAGACCTATCCCGACGGCGTTTTCGCCCAACTCGGTGCCGCCGGGCTACTGAGCCTGCCGCAGCCCGAGGAGTGGGGCGGCGGGGGCCAGCCGTTCGAGGTGTACCTGCAGGTGCTCGAAGAGATCGCCGCACGCTGGGCCGCGGTGGCTGTCGCCGTCAGCGTGCACAGCTTGTCGTCGCACCCGCTGCTGATGTTCGGCACGCAGGAACAGAAGCAGCAGTGGCTGCCCGGAATGCTCTCCGGAGAACAGATCGGGGCCTACAGCCTGTCCGAGCCGCAGGCGGGCTCCGACGCCGCCGCCCTGCGCTGTGCCGCGCGCCGGGTCGACGACGGCTACGTCCTCAACGGTTCCAAGTCCTGGATCACCCACGGTGGTGTCGCCGACTTCTACACCCTGTTCGCGCGGACCGGGGAGGGCTCCAAAGGGGTGTCCTGCTTCCTGGTGCCCGGCGAGCTCCCCGGCCTGAGTTTCGGCAAGCCCGAAGAGAAGATGGGCCTGGCGGCGGTGCCCACCACGTCGGCGTTCTACGACAACGCGGTCATCGATGCCGGCCGGCTCATCGGCGCCGAAGGCCAGGGCCTGCCGATTGCGTTCTCCGCCTTGGATTCCGGCCGCCTCGGCATCGCCGCGGTGGCTGTCGGGATCGCCCAGGCGGCACTCGATGAAGCCACCCGGTATGCAAACGAGCGAACGACCTTCGGCCGCAAGATCATCGATCATCAGGGGCTCGGTTTCCTGCTCGCCGACATGGCTGCCGCGGTGGTCAGCGCCAGGGCGACCTATCTGGATGCCGCCCGGCGCCGCGACCGCGGACTGCCGTACTCCCAGCAGGCCAGCGTCGCCAAGCTGATCGCCACCGATGCGGCCATGAAAGTCACCACCGACGCGGTGCAGGTGTTCGGCGGGGCGGGCTACACCCGCGACTACCGGGTGGAGCGGTTCATGCGTGAAGCCAAGATCACCCAGATCTTCGAAGGCACCAACCAGATTCAGCGCCTGGTGATCGCTCGCGGGCTCACCGGCGGGTGA
- a CDS encoding acyl-CoA dehydrogenase family protein — translation MDFAMSAKAQDYHQRLTAFMTEHVIPAEASYDAYRHEAGPGDFTVPPVIEELKVLAREQGLWNLFLPAVSGLTNLEYAPLAELTGWSMEIGPEAINCAAPDTGNMETLHLFATEEQSKQWLEPLLAGEIRSAFSMTEPAVASSDARNIQTSITRDGDDYIINGRKWWTSGANDPRCKLLIVMGRTNPDAASHQQQSMILVPVDTPGVNILRSTSVFGWQDQHGHAEIVYDNVRVPASNLLGEEGSGFAIAQARLGPGRIHHCMRAIGVAERALALMVERVNTRIAFGKPLAEQGVVQQQVALSRNEIDQARLLCEKAAWTIDQHGNKEARNLVAQIKAVAPQMACNVIDRAIQVHGAAGVSDDTVLARMYGWHRAMRIFDGPDEVHLRAVARAEIGREKTALATAVTK, via the coding sequence ATGGATTTCGCGATGTCGGCTAAGGCGCAGGATTACCACCAGCGGCTCACCGCGTTCATGACCGAGCACGTGATCCCCGCTGAAGCGTCCTACGACGCCTACCGCCACGAGGCCGGGCCCGGCGATTTCACGGTGCCACCGGTGATCGAGGAGCTCAAGGTCCTGGCCCGCGAGCAGGGGCTGTGGAATCTGTTCCTGCCCGCCGTCTCAGGTCTGACCAATCTGGAGTACGCACCGCTGGCCGAGCTGACCGGGTGGAGCATGGAGATCGGCCCCGAAGCCATCAACTGTGCGGCCCCCGACACCGGCAACATGGAGACCCTGCACCTGTTCGCCACCGAAGAGCAGTCCAAGCAGTGGCTCGAGCCGCTGCTGGCCGGCGAGATCCGCAGCGCGTTCTCGATGACCGAGCCCGCAGTCGCTTCCAGCGACGCCCGCAACATCCAGACCTCGATCACCCGCGACGGTGACGACTACATCATCAACGGCCGCAAGTGGTGGACCTCCGGCGCCAACGATCCGCGGTGCAAGCTCCTGATCGTGATGGGCCGCACCAACCCCGACGCGGCCAGCCATCAGCAGCAGTCGATGATCCTGGTGCCCGTCGATACACCCGGGGTGAACATCCTGCGGTCGACATCGGTGTTCGGCTGGCAGGACCAGCACGGCCATGCCGAGATCGTTTACGACAATGTGCGGGTGCCCGCGTCGAACCTCTTGGGCGAGGAGGGTTCTGGCTTCGCCATCGCTCAGGCACGACTGGGGCCGGGGCGGATCCACCACTGCATGCGCGCCATCGGCGTGGCCGAGCGGGCGCTGGCATTGATGGTCGAGCGGGTCAACACCCGTATCGCATTCGGCAAGCCGCTGGCCGAGCAAGGTGTGGTCCAGCAACAGGTTGCCCTGTCCCGCAACGAGATCGATCAGGCCCGGCTGCTGTGTGAGAAGGCGGCGTGGACCATCGACCAGCACGGCAACAAAGAAGCTCGCAACCTGGTGGCACAGATCAAGGCCGTCGCGCCGCAGATGGCGTGCAATGTCATCGACCGGGCCATCCAGGTGCACGGTGCGGCGGGGGTCAGCGATGACACCGTGCTGGCCCGGATGTACGGCTGGCACCGCGCCATGCGGATCTTCGACGGGCCCGACGAGGTGCACCTGCGTGCCGTTGCCCGAGCCGAGATCGGCCGAGAGAAGACCGCTCTCGCGACGGCGGTGACGAAATAG
- a CDS encoding NADPH:quinone oxidoreductase family protein, producing MKACVVQELSGPSGMSFMDVPDVAGGPGDVVIDVRAAGVCFPDLLLTKGEYQLKLPPPFVPGMEVAGVVRMAPEDSRFVVGQRVSAFTMMGGYAEQVAVTPDSVVATADGVDDAQAAALLGNYYTMYFALARRGALQPGETVMVLGSAGGVGTAAVQVAKALGARVIAMVHRPQAMEFVSTLGADVVLPLTDGWAQAVRDVTDGRGVDLVVDPVGGEAFDDAIRVIATEGRLLVIGFAAGGIPTVKVNRLLLRNVGVLGVGYGEFVNRTPGAQAEIGAGVASLVAAGLRPPPPQRFPLSEGAAALQSLGDGGVLGKLVLEP from the coding sequence ATGAAAGCCTGTGTAGTACAGGAGCTTTCGGGTCCGTCGGGCATGTCCTTCATGGATGTGCCCGACGTGGCAGGTGGGCCCGGCGATGTGGTGATAGACGTGCGGGCGGCAGGGGTGTGTTTCCCGGATCTGTTGCTGACCAAAGGGGAGTACCAGCTCAAGCTCCCGCCGCCGTTCGTACCGGGCATGGAAGTCGCCGGCGTGGTGCGAATGGCGCCCGAAGACTCGAGATTCGTTGTCGGACAGCGGGTGTCAGCGTTCACCATGATGGGCGGCTACGCCGAACAGGTCGCGGTGACGCCGGACAGCGTCGTTGCCACGGCCGACGGCGTTGACGACGCCCAGGCGGCCGCGCTGCTGGGCAACTACTACACGATGTATTTCGCGTTGGCCCGCCGCGGGGCGCTGCAGCCCGGCGAGACGGTCATGGTGCTCGGTTCGGCCGGCGGCGTCGGCACCGCGGCCGTGCAGGTGGCCAAGGCGCTCGGTGCCCGGGTGATCGCGATGGTGCACCGCCCGCAAGCCATGGAGTTCGTCTCGACCCTGGGCGCCGATGTGGTCCTGCCGCTCACCGACGGTTGGGCGCAGGCGGTGCGGGATGTGACCGATGGCCGCGGTGTCGACCTGGTGGTGGACCCGGTGGGCGGCGAAGCCTTCGACGACGCCATCCGGGTGATCGCCACCGAAGGTCGGTTACTGGTCATCGGATTCGCCGCAGGCGGCATCCCGACGGTCAAAGTGAACCGACTGTTGCTGCGCAATGTCGGCGTGCTCGGTGTCGGCTACGGCGAATTCGTCAACCGCACCCCGGGGGCCCAGGCCGAGATCGGCGCCGGCGTCGCTTCGCTGGTGGCCGCGGGATTGCGTCCGCCGCCGCCACAGCGATTCCCATTGTCGGAGGGCGCGGCCGCGCTGCAGTCGCTGGGTGACGGCGGCGTGCTCGGCAAGCTGGTCCTCGAACCGTGA
- a CDS encoding DUF456 domain-containing protein, translating into MSTGGVVLVALAIAVGLAGIVVPILPGGLLVFGAIAVWAIVERTTVAWVTLGVVAALFIATEVVKYTWPVKRMRRADVRTLSLVAGGALGVIGFFVIPVLGLVLGFVLGVFLAELSVRHDSTRAWVSTLHALKGVALSVGVELVGALASTVVWVCAVAFF; encoded by the coding sequence GTGAGCACCGGTGGGGTCGTCCTCGTCGCGTTGGCGATCGCCGTTGGCCTCGCCGGCATCGTCGTGCCGATCCTGCCCGGCGGGCTGCTGGTGTTCGGCGCCATCGCCGTCTGGGCCATCGTCGAACGCACCACCGTCGCCTGGGTGACCCTCGGTGTCGTCGCGGCGCTGTTCATCGCCACCGAGGTGGTCAAATACACCTGGCCCGTCAAGCGCATGCGACGCGCCGATGTGCGCACACTGAGCCTGGTGGCCGGTGGGGCACTCGGCGTCATCGGGTTCTTCGTGATACCGGTGCTGGGCCTGGTGCTCGGGTTCGTACTGGGGGTGTTCCTGGCCGAACTCAGTGTCCGCCACGACAGTACGCGGGCCTGGGTGTCGACTCTGCACGCGCTCAAAGGGGTGGCGCTGTCGGTCGGCGTGGAACTCGTCGGCGCTCTGGCCTCGACCGTCGTCTGGGTGTGCGCCGTCGCCTTCTTCTAA
- a CDS encoding tyrosine-protein phosphatase, translated as MAGSAGALGGTWNFRDVTESTDRAVRAGLLFRSGELSNLDEEGRAELRRLGITDVADLRSAVEVERHGGGLVPDGVEIHLLPFIETVPSADGDAPHEHAFARLMTEKPDDESMDHAARRYMAEEYRGFAKSAGGRRAVQRVIALLGAQRPLLAHCFAGKDRTGFTVGVVLGAAGVDRDAVMADYLASNGAVPQLREQIMAMIRRRFDGEMPNEMADFTEARLSDDVLGVREEYLDAALQTIDAEYGSLAAYLTAADVTAEDVDKLRAALLP; from the coding sequence GTGGCCGGCTCGGCTGGTGCCCTGGGTGGAACCTGGAACTTCCGCGACGTCACCGAGTCCACCGACCGCGCTGTCCGGGCGGGACTGCTTTTCCGTTCCGGTGAGCTGAGCAACCTCGACGAGGAGGGCCGTGCGGAGCTGCGCCGGCTCGGCATCACCGATGTGGCCGATCTGCGGTCCGCCGTCGAGGTCGAACGCCACGGCGGCGGACTGGTGCCCGACGGCGTCGAGATCCATCTGCTGCCGTTCATCGAAACGGTTCCCAGCGCCGACGGAGACGCTCCGCACGAGCACGCCTTTGCGCGGCTGATGACCGAAAAGCCCGACGACGAGTCGATGGATCATGCGGCCAGGCGGTACATGGCCGAGGAGTACCGGGGTTTCGCCAAGTCCGCCGGTGGTCGCCGCGCGGTGCAGCGCGTGATCGCCCTCCTGGGCGCGCAACGTCCGCTGCTGGCGCACTGTTTCGCCGGTAAGGACCGCACCGGGTTCACCGTCGGGGTGGTGCTCGGAGCCGCTGGCGTGGATCGGGACGCGGTGATGGCCGATTATCTGGCCAGCAATGGCGCTGTGCCGCAGCTGCGGGAGCAGATCATGGCGATGATCCGCCGCCGGTTCGACGGCGAGATGCCCAACGAGATGGCTGATTTCACCGAAGCCCGACTGTCCGACGATGTGCTCGGCGTTCGTGAGGAGTATCTGGACGCGGCGTTGCAGACCATCGATGCCGAGTACGGATCGCTGGCCGCTTATCTGACGGCCGCCGACGTCACCGCCGAGGACGTCGACAAGCTGCGCGCCGCCCTGCTCCCCTAG